DNA from Helicoverpa zea isolate HzStark_Cry1AcR chromosome 22, ilHelZeax1.1, whole genome shotgun sequence:
aaaaaatatggcatactctccaattcattttttttacaccttcatacgaaaaaaatgctttaaaaattgttcaggcgctgttatgaaaacgtcgttcatagaactattaatggactattttattaaattaattttttgtttgatagagtatacctcacaggtggtcccataatcatcaggtcaggatctgatgatggaaaccctgagaaattcagggcaacttttgaaagttgtaggcatgcgaagaataaaaacttgactataaggtgtatgtcttataacaatatgcaacagtgaagatttggagctgacctgatgatggaaacgaaagaaggtcgagggaactcgacaactgaatatgtgaactacctcgtgtttgggcttgtattatttgtattgaatagacctttgcaacagtgaagatttggatctgatctgatgatggagaccagagaagagcgagggaactcgacaactgaatatgtgaactacctcgtgtttgggcttatattattcgtattgatgagaactttccatttatgcggatagtgacaactgtgcttgtcactgaaaagccaaaaataggaagaagtcggtggggatataaacttaggtacatccattagacaccgacttctgaggtagtttacatattttgttgtcgagtccccccgaccttctctggtcttcatcatcggatcagctccaaaccttcactgttgcaaaggtctattcaatacaaataatataagcccaaacacgaggtagttcacatattcagttgtcgagttccctcgaccttctttcgtttccatcatcaggtcagctccaaatcttcactgttgcatattgttataagacatacaccttatagtcaagtttttattcttcgcatgcctacaactttcaaaagttgccctgaatttctcagggtttccatcatcagatcctgacctgatgattatgggaccacctgtgaggtatactctatcaaacaaaaaaacaatttaataaaatagtccaataatagttctatgaacgacgttttcataacagcgcctgaacaatttttaaagcatttttttcgtatgaaggtgtaaaaaaaatgaattggagagtatgccatattttttttaacatttttatcttttttttgagatacgtcacattgttataggacgtggggcaattttgtatggattgtgatccgtcttctttatttctgaaatacaaTATCCAGTGCACTACAGAAATAACATCAAAGAACAAAAGTGGAATAGGTAAGAACTAAGAATATTATAAGAAGTGTTCACATTATAATGATAAATATCTACACATTTCATTTCCTTATAAAATGAACTAGTTTATTTTAGGTGTTGCAAAATGGAGccatataaaaactttttatggtCTGGACAATCAGAACCCCAATTTTGTATTTGCTCCAGgtttaaaattagaacacctCAATCCAAACagcaagaaaaatatgaaggtGAAATTGGCGGCACAAACCTTGAGCCATACAGTTGCTGCTGGGATGATGGCAAAAATTTCAGAAGGtatagaaataatgttttaataattttatttcaatctaTCAACAAAAcgctgttttttttaattttaatattcattaatCAATAAAGACATTGTTTGAATACATTTTTACTTCCATTTTCAGGCGTACTGACTTCAGAAGCAGCTGTAACTGCAGGTCTAATAGCTAAAATGGACATGCTATTTGAATCTGTCAACAGCGACTCCTCAGATTTGCGCCGCGCCGTGGGAAAATACATGCgacaaattttaaacaaaccaCACCTCATCTCCagttatttaaagaaatgaaattatttttttaattcattaaaattcataGGCTGCACACGCACACCACTTTCAAAAGAAGGATGGGTGTGGACTCTGAACGCAGTCGAACTTTTGTGGAATAAACTCCGTGATAAACATGCAAATATTCAAAGTCTTGCCACCCGCAGACTACAGCGGAGTAATTGCGGTGTAAATTACAACCCTACAGCTGGACAATTTGTTGCAGCCTTAAAAACTTCTGTCTTGAGCAACCTAGCTTACCTAAGCACTGGAAACTGCGAAAGCGATTACTGTGAAAGtataattgatatttataaagatttatTGACCAAATCCACAAATATATGCACAAATGATGCAATATCGACAACATTACAGAATATTTCATACTCCTCAAATTTTTctgaagaaattgaaaatatatgtAATGCTGAATCAACAAATGGTAAAGCTCAGGCATGTGCATAATGTTTGtggatttttaataaaaagactTGATAGTACCTGCACATAAGCTgtcttaacattttattaactAGCGAAAATTGGTCAGTagaacttttatttattcaatttaaagaATACAATTCAGAAAAGCAGAGCTTAAATTATCCtcacattaatataattaattatgtgaaATCCCGTGCATCGGTGGCAAACCGAATGTTTAAGGATATGGGACACCAAAAGCATGGGCTTAAAatagtaaaagaaaattttggaaACAGTCAACCATGagtttttaaaagcttgtccAGCACagtgttttgtattttgttaaagtttgtagTCATTGTACAATTATAATTGATGTTCAGTCAATCACAGTTTGTGCTGCGAAGTGCAACCACGATGTTTCTTAAAATTATCATGTTTCATCACGCGAGCATATGGGCTACCGCCGATTTATATATAGGGATACCTATATTatgaacataataatatttcttcttcGGATCAGCTAAGAGTTGGATACaatgtgattattatttttaatttaatctaatACATAAACAGTCGGCTGCTAGAACGATATTTAAAGTTAATGCTTCATTAAAGTTATCGCCGTCTTGTTTTACTTCTAGAATACTGAATACAGTTAATAGAGCATGAACTTTAAAGATCGTTCCTGAAAACTGACCGTAAGGAAAAATATCTTCGTTTAGTCTTGACaagaatacctacctattgtacGTCTTTTCGGTGCTAATAGAGATTGCGATTCTTCCTCATTTAATGTTGCATGTCATTTgatttctaaaaaataaatgatgtttAAAATTGTTTCTCTTTTTATAGTTGCACATGACTACTATATATAGCGCCGTGCTAACGTCACGGTCAGCACTTAAACGcttagttttgtttttggatGGTCACACATCTCACATATCACATGTGCTGCAGGACTGTTGTGCATGAATTCAGAATTCAAAATAGTTCTTTACAAAATCAGTGCGTTTAAGCTTGGCATAACTGTGCATCAAAAACAAACTATTGTAAACTGTTGGCAAATTTAAAGCATACAGAAGACAATCATATATCCACATCACATGTAGAAAAATTTAAACATGATTTCGAGGCTAGATTGTCACcaacgttaaaaagttttaaagatTCGGGAGGCCAATGGATGGGAGATCCAACTTATAAAAAGTTATTcgaattttggaaaaaaattagCCCCGAAAACGCCATAAATCAAGAAGTTTTCTGCAATTATcaacacaataataattttgtgaagGAAACGCCAGATATATCTGAAGCTATCCTAAATTTTGATATAATTGCTGAGAGTAATGAGCAAGGTTCGGAAGTGTTGGGGGAAGAAGCATCCAACTTAtccttatttattgtaaaacctCTACCCTCGTCGCCTACTGTATACTTATTGACAGTGGCGTGCCTAGGGTTTCAAAACAACGCATGTCCAATAAAATACACTACGGTTGTTAAATTTCCTCAGATAACTGGCGTGATATAGATGTCTCAATTCGTTGTTTACCAAAATTACTGAAAGAAACCATTGCACACAGGTGTTTATGGGAATTTGCGTGCCTTTTAATGGCGCTAGATACgttatttaaatcattataaCCAGATTTATCCCAAACGGAATTTttcattggaaaaaaatatgcagCACCAACAATACAACTTATTACTGTGCAAGCATCCAACAATCCAACTAGTTTTATACACTGATCTATAAAATTTTCGTTTATATAACTAGTCTGAGAAATACACAGATCTGGCGTCGGTTTTAATGAAGAAATTAACTGTTTTTTCTGAGCAATGTTTAAAATTTTTAACTTATCTTCGCCAATCAAAACTTGGGCGCATTTTAAATCTTCACAAGGTACAATTGCCTCCATTGTAAGACCAAAACAATGATTTCACTGAGAAAACCTAAGAATATACACAAAAAATTGTAAACAGAAACAACTTTTCCACTCAAACAAATGAAACTAACTAAAGTGAAGTGAATTGCGCTCGGCTGTCAAAAACTTAACCAGATTGCAGTGTTGTCATTTACGAATTTTAAAAATCTAGCCAGAATGATATCgcgtttttgttaatttttacgatatttaatggacttaaatatttaatagactATTTgactaaaaaaaatctaatgaaTCTGTCACATCtcacacaaataaatataaaatagctAAAACGACAATACTGCAGCATTGACAAGCTCACGACTCACGCCAACGTCATACGCATGCACGGCTTTAATTTGCCATACTGAGCGATTTGTAGACTCGCGCAGCCGCGAACTCGTATACGGCACATCGCTATAGGTGCGAAAGTGATGGAGATAGTATTTGAAAGCCCGGTTAAAGCCGGCGCGAGTAAGCTATATTTAGATGATATAATTGATACAAatgcgcgtgtgtgtgtgttgtgtcaCTGTGTGGGTGGCGTAGAATAGGTAGATTCTTTTGTGTTGTCTCGATGAAACATGTCAATTCGTCATTAAATGTACCGGCGTGTTGGCAATCCAATGAAGAACGAGGGGTGCTGTCGCATATTGGCAAAGGGCCACGTTTAATTATTGTACATGCTGGTGGACAAGCCGGATTTATCGATGGagctcttttaatttttaatcaaaaagCAAAACCGGAGATTATCATAGCGATATGAATTTTGTAAACTTCAGCAAATGGACTAAAGAAAAGCTATTGCCAAATCTGCCAAGGTCAGTTATAGTTATGGATAATGCCGCATACCACTCGGTACAAGACGAGAAAAAGCCTACAATGACATCCACAAAAGCCATCATGCAGACCTGGCTGCAAAGACACAATGTTGAATTTGATACGTCTTTAAGAAAATGtgatttattgaatttaattaaacaacacgcgacagaaaatatttacaaaaagagTTAAGTTACTGAAtgcgaaagaaaaaaaaatgaacaaacGGAGAAATgtgatgattattatttttttatgagtcTCGTGCCACAAACCCTCAAGTCCTAGCATGTTTGCATGCCAATGAGTGGGGTGAAACAGCACCGCACAAGTGGTCACAAGATTTCGAGGGGGTTGCATTACTGAAGAACTTTGAATTCAATAATCGTATAGATACAATATAATTTCAGATAAAGCCATTATCCCGAGCCGGTCAGAATGGATACATGAATACGACGCCAAAGCCTTCAGGACTCTACATGGTCATAtgcggtcagtgggtcgtcttaggggcgcttatcaacaatttattacaaattaaattttgtgtagaaatactttaaaaatacttcaattttcaaatgatacattgggaaaaaatataccctcaacaactttttttttttgtttctctacctaataggtacataatttaccTAAATCTTGATCAAATAATACAGAATACTCTTTTCCTAATAATTAGCTTTAGAATCTTCAACTCTGTATTAATGTTAATAGCCGCGTACCCACCTAGCGCACAGGCTCGCGCGGCAGCCTCGCGAGCCAAATGCCTCGGCTGGTGTGGACGTGCCTCGGCCTGCCTCGGGCGCGCGTTTGCTCGACCGAGCACGGCTCGGCCCCGAGCCATCTGTTGTCGGTAAACTTAACGCGCTCAAAGGTGCCTCAGTGAGCGCTGTGCGTTAGGTGGGGACGGATGTGTTTTGGCTCGCGCGCGAAGCTGCTTCAAGTTTTGTCTCTTGCCGTGTTTGTCTTCTGTTATTTTGATATCATGGGCAGTCAGGAGGAGTCCATTCGCTTAATACAACTGTACAGCACGTACAATGCGCTTTGGGACCCCAAAgatccaaaatatttaaacaaaaatcagCGGGAAGACAGTTGGCGGCAAATATCTGCTCAAATTAATATGCCTGTCAAGGAAGTGAAAAACAAAATGGTGTCCTTGTGTGGTTCTTATCGTCGAGAGAAAAGCAGGGAGAAAAAAAGTCGTATAGCAGGTTCAGGtatgcatttttatacttaaaaatatgaacttacaaattatttgataaaataattacttgttatatattactagcttttgcccgcgacttcgttcgcgtcgAATAGTGACTgaattgattgaaataaaatttattccggacatacagcgccatctattggtcaagaATCGGCACtcttgaccaatagatggcgctgtatgtccggaataaattttattttatttttgtaataaaaactatcctatgtcctttctcaagttccaaactatgtctgtaccaaatttcacacaaatcggttcagtagtttaggcgtgaagcaaagacagacagacagagttactttcgcatttataatattagtttggaagTTTGgatttaaaggacaatgccagggtctgggctcatagtttgcccagcagtgggagtagttccagagggttccttagtgcactctgaacacgtaatgcaaatatttttgaaatcgctccctggggtcccgaggaaaaccagttcaaatattctccatgaagagtcacttgacaaggcctgagccatttgcctaGTAGTAGGAGTGTTTGGaattggttctttacttcactcttaacacgaaattaaaatatttttgaaatcggtcccaggggtcccgagaaaaaccggttcaaatgttctccttagatattcacttaacaaagtctttggcatttgcccagtagtgggagtggtcaaaataggttctttactacactcttaacatgaaatccaaatatttttgaaatcggtccctggggtccggagaaaaaccggttctaatattccacatgaactgtCGCTTTACAACGCCTatgtcatttgcccagtagtgggagtgattgaaataggttccttacttcactcttaacatgaaattaaaatatttttaaaatcggtcccaggggtcctgagaaaaaccggttcaaatgttctccttagatagtcacttaacaaagtctttggcatttgcccagtagtgggagtgattgaaataggttccttacttcactcttaacatgaaattaaaatatttttataatcggtcccaggggtcccgagaaaaaccggttcaaatgttctccttagatagtcacttaacaaagtctttggcatttgcccagtagtgggagtgattgaaataggttccttacttcactcttaacatgaaattaaaatatttttataatcggtcccaggggtcccgagaaaaaccggttcaaatgttctccttagatagtcacttaacaaagtctttggcatttgcccagtagtgggagtggttaaagtaaattctttacttcacttttaacatgaaattaaaatatttttgaaatcggtccctggggtccgggtgaaaaaccggttcttatattccacatgaacaatcgcttcacaaagcctgtgccatttgcccagtagtgggagtgattgaaatagattctttacttcactctaaacatgaaatcaaaatatttttgaaatcggtcccaggggtcccgagagattaatctgataagacttttctgccaaataagtcttaggatctcgctgtcaggatccagtgctggaaaatgttggaatgggttttttttactgtgattttcaaataaattctaaaagcgttggattctaataagaactgacaatgattttctgaaaaaaaaaggcaattaccgcaatatttttgaatttacggtttaaatctacaaggtgCCTGCGCAATAagctatcttctagaaaaatcttatcaagaggaataaaataagctcgaacatgaggtagttagtagataccgttgaggagttccctcgtctctctgtcgtctccattgtcaggtcagatcttaacctttacagttttgtggtgtctgacacatatacccgaatgacaaggttttactcgatatgtgtctacaatttttcgagagtcgctcccgatttttttagaggttccatcaccagaccctgggccggatgacaaatgaaccattgaggaagtaagcccttacaaacaataaaataattgttgaaatcgattggtaaacgacggagttatgcacgtacaaacgtaaaaagaatacaaatgaattaagaacctcctccatttttggaagtcggttaacaaaaagtagtcgtgtacaatacctcgtatttgtcaatgaatataattcatttcaattaaggtaacaaaagtggaatagttaagagttcgtaagcttatttttatgtaatattgaataagagtcaaaccagtttttctcaggactcccgggatagatttcgaaatgctttggtctgggacctaatataagcctatggaacataatacactatgcagttactgtgggcaacacttgagcccaacttccatacaaagattagcattgtcctttaaggaaatgtatttatacaattaaaatattttaaattttggaaatataaattttatttttgttctgtttCAGGCGCTGCAGATGTTTATAATTCAAAGTGGTTTGGATATCCTTATTTCCATTTTCTTAAGGATAAAAATGAAACTGGTGACACTCGGGAAACGATGCCGACTGTAAGAATTTTTAACTATGCATAATGATTTTGAAATGGTATAGAACCATTAGTTATAAAATGTTCTGCCAAGTGCAACCGTATTTCTTTTGCGTTATTAGAACTACGCCTTGGACACGCTGCAATTGGTGCGAATGtaacttcatttatttcatttctccATTGGCCAGGAATCATTGCGCCATCAAGTTCTCTGTCAAACAATTCCGGTGAAATAAGATtagttgaagtattttttcGGATGTAGTTGTACAAATATACAGCTGCTAAGACTACCTTTGTTGCTTTATTTGGCTCTAGTAAGATAGGTTTTCTAAAAACGCGAAATATGGCACTTAATATTCCAAATGCATTCTCAACGACACGCCGAGCTCGGCTAAGGCgataattaaatattctttctttAGAACCATTTTCTGGGTTGCCCTCAAATGGTTTCATGGTATATTCGTTGAGTGCAAAGGCTTtatcagataaaataaaataaggaactTTTGTTACATATGGTATTTCCAATATCTTCTCTTTAGGCACGTTCAATTCTTTCTTTTCTAGCTTTTTATACAACGTTGTGTTTTTAAAAACACCACCATCAGAGATTCGCCCTTTGCTACcaacatttacatacaaaaaattgtaGCTAGCATCAACTAATCCAAAAAGCACGATGCTTGGAAATTGTTTGTAATTATCATAATCAGTGCCACTGTTAATCGGTGCCTGCAACATAACATGTTTTCCATCCATCGCTCCAATAGCGTGGGGAAAAttccatttattttcaaattcatttgATATAGCAAGCCACTCTTCTTCTGTAGATGggatctgtaaaaaaattatagaGTACTCAGCATGACAGGACCCTCCGCTGTTTGAAAGTATTCAGACTAAACGTATTTGGCCCCTATGAGTGGTTGTATTGGGTACTATACACCACTCCATATTTGGCCTCTTTTAGTGGTAGTCCGAAGACGTTCAAGCAATGGAGAATCcttctagaaaaatatttaagatatcGCTACTAAGGTACTTGAAAGTATTAAATACTACGGACGTTTAACTTTAGCTTCCAATCGGATTAAACGTAGGGTCCTGCCAAATTATATACACATTCACACTGCACCACAAATtgatctattaattaaaattatgttttcaggAGGCAATACCGGAATCTTCACAAACTTCTGACGTAGAGAGACACACAGAGACTGAAAACGCTCCGACCAAGTCGCAATTGCCGGAGGCTAGCATCGAGGAAGCGCCACCACCACAACTACAAGACCTAGCCTCGGAAGCTAGCATGCCTTCACCATCAGAACCTGCTCGTAAAAAAAAACGACATAATCCAAAGAAAACGCAGCCACAGGAAGATTCGGCAGATATCATGCTCGCAGAAGCCCTTGAATGCTTGCAAAAGTCTTCGATCGACATCACCGATCCATACTCTTCATTTGGAAGACACATAGCCAACGAGCTAAGAAAATATGATCCGCACACATTAGCGTATGTTATGCCTTTAGCACACTGACGCCGCGAACCGCGATAGCGAAACTGCGGTAAGTCTGTCCCACACTTCGAAACGTATCGCGTTATGTTACATCTCGCTCTATCGCCTATGACTTCCTATAATTGCATCTTAGTTTGTGTGGTATCGTTGTACCTCGCGATACTTGTTTCACACGGACGCCGCTGTACCGCCATTTTAGTTTCGCCGCTGGGAGAGAAACGACGCGATTTGTCTTTTTCGACAGAATATCGCGACGATACAAGATGACGGAGGTAGAAactgaaagaattattaatGAAATTCGAGGTTATCCCGAATTATACCTTATGGGACATCCTGATTACAAGAATTCGTATAAAAAAGAAGTGGCGTGGCGAAAAATCGAGGGAAGTACCGGCTTGGATGGTGAGTTGAATTTAACCTAAAGTGCCCGGTAAACGATCAAACGTGTTTGTCAAATTTTACgtgtttatcaatttttttgAGAGTGTGCGGCTGTGTTTGAAGTGTTTGTCAAACAATCTACGTTGATCTACGTGTTTGAAGCGTTTAATGAAAATCATTTTGTTCCTTGGTTTGATCGTGTACGCGGTTGTTTGAAGAAAACGTAAAGTTTGACAAACAAGTTTGAACGTTTACCTGGCCCTTAACTGCGgtttaatacaaattaatgcAAAGTTACGCGttcaagaaagaaaaaaaattaaataaatggttattAAGATGTAGGGGCAGATAGGATGTTTTCATCCCTACCGACCCCATACAACTTTCGGTAGGGTGGATGAGCATGAAATTAGGTATTTTGAATTCTGACGGACTCCTCATAAGGACTCCTTACTGGGTCAGAGCCATGGGGTCCGTTTGGAATAATCTTAAAGgatgttttaaaaaatgtagatgTGTACAATGCATTCCATTTAATTACAGAAActagcttttaaaataattcacaaaatTTTGTCTAACATCAAACGCTTCATTATTTGCCCTATGTCTGTTTGGTTGTATGGATACAAATGCTCCCAAAGGATTAGTAGAATTTTGGTTTTCATACACATAGGCACTTTCCATATCTTGTAAATAATTGTGTAGACATGCTGCTGCTTTGACGACTTTTACGGTATTGTTTATATCAGTTTCAAAGGGTCTCAAAAATATACGAAACTTCTGGGCCAATATTCCGAATGCACATTCCACGACAACTCTAGCTCTACTTAATGCacgattaaatttttttttatcaggatCATTTATTATTGATTCTCTAGTAAACGGTCTCATTAGAAAAGTTTCCAATCTAAAACCTCCATCGCCGATGAACACGTGTGGTGTAGGGTTTTCACAACCTGGTAAAGGTTTAGATGCAGGCAATTCCATTTTCCTTCCTTTTACAAGTTTGTAGAGTgttgaattttcaaaaattgtactaTCTGAATCCTTGCCATATGATCCAACATCTATATAA
Protein-coding regions in this window:
- the LOC124641247 gene encoding uncharacterized protein LOC124641247 isoform X1 — protein: MDSRVFSAAAIFLAAYCLKKRKQSRIKKKPRRFWIRKIYELRHQYGNRLLGDLVYDQTVHNFTRMSVREFENLCSLLSDKIKKCDTKYREAITVKERVLITLRFLATGDSYSSLQYLFRVSKQSISRIVPEVCDAIIEALSDYVKIPSTEEEWLAISNEFENKWNFPHAIGAMDGKHVMLQAPINSGTDYDNYKQFPSIVLFGLVDASYNFLYVNVGSKGRISDGGVFKNTTLYKKLEKKELNVPKEKILEIPYVTKVPYFILSDKAFALNEYTMKPFEGNPENGSKERIFNYRLSRARRVVENAFGILSAIFRVFRKPILLEPNKATKVVLAAVYLYNYIRKNTSTNLISPELFDRELDGAMIPGQWRNEINEVTFAPIAACPRRSSNNAKEIRLHLAEHFITNGSIPFQNHYA
- the LOC124641247 gene encoding uncharacterized protein LOC124641247 isoform X2, giving the protein MDSRVFSAAAIFLAAYCLKKRKQSRIKKKPRRFWIRKIYELRHQYGNRLLGDLVYDQTVHNFTRMSVREFENLCSLLSDKIKKCDTKYREAITVKERVLITLRFLATGDSYSSLQYLFRVSKQSISRIVPEVCDAIIEALSDYVKIPSTEEEWLAISNEFENKWNFPHAIGAMDGKHVMLQAPINSGTDYDNYKQFPSIVLFGLVDASYNFLYVNVGSKGRISDGGVFKNTTLYKKLEKKELNVPKEKILEIPYVTKVPYFILSDKAFALNEYTMKPFEGNPENGSKERIFNYRLSRARRVVENAFGILSAIFRVFRKPILLEPNKATKRT